A genomic stretch from Budorcas taxicolor isolate Tak-1 chromosome 15, Takin1.1, whole genome shotgun sequence includes:
- the HTR3A gene encoding 5-hydroxytryptamine receptor 3A, whose translation MLPWVPRALLGLLLPTLLAPQGEAKHRGDPQPPNASRPALLRLSDHLLANYKKGVRPVRDWRTPTTVSIDVIVYAILSVDEKNQVLTTYIWYRQYWTDEFLQWNPEDFDNITKLSIPTDSIWVPDILINEFVDVGKSPNIPYVYVRHHGEVQNYKPLQVMTACTLDIYNFPFDVQNCSLTFTSWLHTIQDINISLWRLPEKVKFDRSVFMNQGEWELLGVLTQFQEFSIESSDSYAEMKFYVVIRRRPLFYAVSLLLPSIFLMVVDIVGFYLPPDSGERVSFKITLLLGYSVFLIIVSDTLPATAIGTPLIGVYFVVCMALLVISLAETILIVRLVHKQDLQQPVPAWLRHLVLERVTLLLCLGEQSMARRPAATSQATKTDDCSDMGNHCSHLGGPRDLEKTPRGRGSPPPPPREASLAVRGLLQELTSIRHFLEKREGSREVARDWLRVGSVLDRLLFRIYLLAVLAYSVTLVTLWSIWQYS comes from the exons CCAAGCACAGGGGGGACCCCCAGCCCCCCAACGCCTCCAGGCCGGCTCTGCTGCGGCTGTCAGATCACCTGCTGGCCAACTACAAGAAGGGCGTGCGGCCCGTGCGGGACTGGAGGACACCGACCACCGTGTCCATCGATGTCATTGTCTATGCCATCCTCAGCGTG GATGAGAAGAATCAGGTCCTGACCACCTACATCTGGTATCGGCAG TACTGGACCGATGAGTTTCTCCAGTGGAACCCGGAGGACTTTGACAACATCACCAAACTGTCCATCCCCACAGACAGCATCTGGGTCCCAGACATCCTTATCAATGAGTT TGTGGACGTGGGGAAGTCTCCAAACATCCCGTATGTCTATGTCCGGCATCACGGCGAAGTCCAGAACTACAAGCCCCTCCAGGTGATGACCGCCTGTACCCTGGACATCTACAACTTCCCCTTCGACGTACAGAACTGCTCGCTGACCTTCACCAGCTGGCTGCACACCA TCCAGGACATCAACATCTCTCTGTGGCGCCTGCCTGAAAAGGTGAAGTTCGACAGGAGCGTCTTCATGAACCAGGGCGAGTGGGAGCTGCTGGGGGTGCTGACCCAGTTTCAGGAGTTCAGCATAGAAAGCAGTGACAGCTACGCAGAGATGAAGTTCTAT GTGGTCATCCGCCGACGGCCCCTCTTCTATGCGGTCAGCCTGCTTCTGCCCAGTATCTTCCTCATGGTGGTGGACATCGTGGGCTTCTACCTGCCTCCGGACAGCGGTGAGAGAGTTTCCTTCAAGATCACACTCCTCCTGGGGTACTCGGTCTTCCTGATCATCGTGTCCGACACGCTGCCCGCCACGGCCATTGGCACGCCGCTCATCG GTGTCTACTTCGTCGTGTGCATGGCCCTCCTGGTGATCAGCTTGGCCGAGACGATCCTCATCGTGCGGCTGGTACACAAACAGGACCTGCAGCAGCCAGTGCCCGCCTGGCTGCGCCACCTGGTTCTTGAGAGAGTCACCCTGCTCCTCTGCCTAGGGGAGCAGTCAATGGCCCGGAGGCCCGCAGCCACCTCCCAAGCCACCAAGACCGATGACTGCTCAG ACATGGGAAACCACTGCAGCCATCTGGGGGGACCCCGGGACTTGGAGAAGACCCCGAGGGGCAGAGGCAGCCCTCCCCCACCGCCTCGGGAGGCCTCCCTGGCGGTGCGCGGGCTGCTGCAGGAGCTAACCTCGATCCGGCACTTCCTGGAAAAGCGGGAGGGGAGCCGAGAGGTGGCCCGGGACTGGCTGCGTGTGGGCTCCGTGCTGGACCGGCTGCTCTTCCGCATATACCTGCTGGCGGTGCTGGCCTACAGCGTCACCCTGGTCACACTCTGGTCCATTTGGCAGTATTCCTGA